Proteins from a genomic interval of Paenibacillus sp. FSL H8-0048:
- a CDS encoding ArsR/SmtB family transcription factor: MKLDLTEQSLPVYEALSSTVRLHMLRLLSDKPMNVKELAAALKLSSAIMTMHVRKLEAAGLIRSHMAPGKSGLQKICTLAADGAEIIFPRQARTPRRGYRKDIPVGHYSDFQIEPTCGLSTTERVIGHFDDPRYFWDQERVNAGILWFGKGFVEYKIPNFLLSSQQPEELAITMEIASEAPSINNNWPSDITFTLNGQSLGFWTSPGDYGDNPGKYTPAWWPALTNQYGLLKQLRITQTGTYMDGQKLSEVTLDQVGIRNKQWTFRLSVEEDAEHIGGLTLFGKGFGNYNEDLVFELFYTDGVADLPGSI; the protein is encoded by the coding sequence ATGAAACTCGATCTAACCGAACAATCCCTGCCCGTGTACGAGGCCTTGTCCAGTACCGTGCGCCTGCATATGCTGCGGCTGCTGTCCGATAAGCCCATGAACGTGAAGGAGCTGGCTGCAGCCCTCAAGCTCAGCAGTGCAATTATGACCATGCATGTGCGCAAGCTCGAAGCTGCCGGGCTGATCCGCAGCCACATGGCTCCAGGCAAAAGCGGACTGCAGAAGATCTGTACACTGGCTGCCGACGGGGCAGAGATTATTTTTCCAAGGCAGGCCCGGACTCCGCGCAGGGGATACCGCAAGGATATCCCGGTGGGGCATTATTCCGACTTCCAGATTGAGCCTACCTGCGGACTGTCTACGACGGAGAGGGTCATCGGGCACTTTGACGATCCCCGTTATTTCTGGGACCAGGAGCGGGTGAATGCCGGGATTCTCTGGTTCGGCAAGGGGTTCGTTGAGTATAAAATCCCGAATTTCCTGCTGTCCAGCCAGCAGCCGGAGGAGCTTGCCATCACGATGGAGATTGCCTCGGAAGCCCCGTCGATCAACAACAACTGGCCGTCGGATATTACCTTCACGCTGAACGGACAATCGCTCGGCTTCTGGACCAGCCCCGGTGATTACGGAGATAATCCGGGAAAATACACTCCGGCATGGTGGCCCGCACTCACCAATCAATACGGCCTGCTCAAGCAGCTGCGGATTACGCAGACGGGTACCTACATGGACGGGCAAAAGCTGTCGGAGGTCACCCTCGATCAGGTAGGCATCCGCAACAAACAATGGACCTTCCGGCTCTCTGTCGAGGAGGATGCCGAGCACATCGGCGGTCTCACCCTGTTCGGAAAAGGCTTCGGTAATTACAATGAGGACCTGGTGTTTGAGCTGTTTTATACGGATGGTGTGGCAGATTTGCCGGGTTCTATATAA
- the cbiQ gene encoding cobalt ECF transporter T component CbiQ: MIRRIDVLSYNNALRQLSPMWKSSFAALMFLLSYTVHPVLQAAITLWMMSWCVLQARIPFRAYGMLFGTALLFYALSVPALLVEFGHPAAGEAGIFPLPGLNLPVYVTVAGLQRAGELLARISACMSCFFFLMFTTPFSELLQVLRRLRMPQIVLELMLIMYRFLFLLSDAAHGLLLARRLRGGRRGYMARLRETAAMAGALFGNTMHRYYGLSQGLLARGFTDEIILPPYTARPVPRRYTIQAYTGIAVLLLTEAYFITNT; encoded by the coding sequence GTGATCCGGCGGATTGATGTTCTCTCTTACAATAATGCTCTGCGCCAGTTATCCCCGATGTGGAAAAGCTCGTTCGCAGCCCTGATGTTCCTGCTCTCTTACACCGTACATCCGGTACTGCAGGCTGCAATCACCCTATGGATGATGTCCTGGTGTGTATTACAGGCCCGTATTCCCTTCCGTGCTTATGGCATGCTGTTCGGCACAGCGCTGCTGTTCTACGCGCTTAGCGTACCGGCGCTGCTCGTGGAATTCGGGCATCCGGCAGCGGGAGAGGCAGGAATATTCCCGCTTCCTGGACTGAACCTGCCGGTATATGTTACAGTGGCCGGGCTTCAGCGGGCCGGAGAGCTGCTGGCCAGAATCTCTGCCTGCATGAGCTGTTTCTTTTTCCTGATGTTCACTACTCCGTTCAGTGAGCTGCTGCAGGTGCTGCGCAGGCTGCGGATGCCGCAGATTGTTCTGGAGCTGATGCTGATTATGTACCGCTTCTTATTCCTGCTGAGTGATGCAGCGCATGGCCTGCTGCTGGCCCGCAGGCTGCGCGGAGGCCGGCGGGGCTACATGGCCAGACTTCGGGAGACTGCGGCTATGGCAGGAGCGCTGTTCGGCAACACGATGCACCGTTATTACGGATTGTCGCAGGGGCTGCTGGCCCGCGGATTCACAGACGAGATTATTCTCCCGCCTTATACGGCGCGTCCTGTGCCGCGGCGGTATACAATCCAGGCTTATACCGGTATTGCTGTGCTGCTGCTGACTGAAGCGTACTTTATCACTAACACATGA
- the cobK gene encoding precorrin-6A reductase, translating into MIFMLCGTSDARELAQSLTRQGLPLQASVVTPSGAERLEEAGIPTRVGRLERAAMISLLQAGGYRAVVDGSHPFALEAHANAMEAAAALGLPYFRYERQSLIYNSHPRLLLVHSYEEAARKAKELKGSVMLTTGGKTLEIFAEKLLGDPDIRLTVRLLPCLENLEKCQALGIEQRNIIALQGPFSRELNEALYRQYGTRVMITKESGAEGSVDEKLHAALDMGLYVILIMRPGLSFGDGATVFDSFDEITAAVKNALLMTREEG; encoded by the coding sequence ATGATCTTCATGCTATGCGGCACCAGCGACGCCCGCGAGCTGGCACAGAGTCTTACGCGCCAAGGCCTGCCGCTGCAGGCCAGCGTTGTGACGCCCAGTGGGGCTGAACGCCTGGAAGAAGCAGGCATCCCCACTCGTGTCGGCAGACTGGAACGTGCGGCGATGATCTCTTTGCTGCAAGCGGGCGGGTACCGTGCCGTGGTGGACGGCAGCCATCCTTTTGCGCTGGAGGCTCATGCCAATGCGATGGAAGCTGCTGCTGCGCTGGGATTGCCTTACTTCCGCTATGAGCGGCAGAGTCTTATCTATAACAGCCATCCCCGGCTGTTGCTTGTGCATTCCTATGAGGAGGCTGCGCGCAAGGCTAAGGAGCTGAAGGGCTCTGTGATGCTGACTACCGGAGGCAAAACGCTAGAGATTTTTGCGGAGAAGCTGCTGGGAGATCCGGACATCCGTCTGACCGTAAGGCTGCTGCCTTGTCTGGAGAATCTGGAGAAGTGCCAAGCCCTTGGGATTGAGCAGCGGAACATTATTGCGCTTCAGGGCCCTTTTAGCAGAGAACTGAATGAGGCCTTATACAGGCAGTATGGCACCCGGGTGATGATTACCAAGGAGAGCGGAGCCGAAGGCTCGGTGGATGAGAAACTGCATGCTGCGCTGGACATGGGGTTATATGTGATTCTGATTATGCGGCCCGGGCTGTCGTTCGGGGATGGCGCAACGGTGTTTGATTCTTTTGACGAGATTACAGCTGCTGTGAAGAATGCGCTGCTGATGACGAGGGAAGAGGGATGA
- a CDS encoding energy-coupling factor ABC transporter substrate-binding protein has protein sequence MSNKWKNGLMLLVVILLVILPLLLVNGEFGGADDAAEGAITEINPDYEPWFKPLTELPGETESMLFALQAAIGAGVIGYTLGLLKGKQAGRSSIAASDPAD, from the coding sequence ATGAGCAATAAATGGAAAAATGGATTGATGCTGCTGGTCGTTATTCTGCTTGTCATTCTGCCGCTGCTGCTGGTTAACGGGGAATTCGGCGGAGCCGATGATGCGGCTGAAGGTGCGATTACTGAGATTAATCCTGACTATGAGCCGTGGTTCAAGCCGCTGACTGAGCTCCCGGGGGAGACGGAGAGTATGCTGTTTGCATTGCAGGCAGCGATTGGTGCCGGTGTGATCGGCTATACCCTGGGGCTGCTCAAGGGCAAGCAGGCGGGACGAAGCAGCATAGCAGCAAGTGATCCGGCGGATTGA
- a CDS encoding cobalt-precorrin-5B (C(1))-methyltransferase, whose protein sequence is MAVQIQQATEPGLPGFAQATEVFAHAPGPGLPIPKSAEATPTPPLRRGYTTGACAAAAAAGAATLLLTGERLPAVEIDLPAGFRHTFELTGWQRTGSHSASCATVKDAGDDPDATHLARIEAAVSWRDQPGVEIDGGHGVGRVTKPGLPVGVGEAAINPVPRRMIQEAVTAVLDEHGTARGVRVVISVPEGESIALKTLNPRLGILGGISILGTRGVVTPFSTEAYKASVVQAISVAAAAGNQQVVLTTGGSSEKYAMAMFAELAEEAFIQMGEYVGFSLEHAKAYGIRKVTFVGMAGKFSKVAQGAMLIHSKNAPVDFGFLASVAGRAGASPEQVQEIAGANTASQVVNLMTEAGNHIFFEQLCRHACEQSLAYMNGGMIVEMVLITMKGRVLGRAEIHG, encoded by the coding sequence ATGGCTGTGCAGATACAGCAGGCTACCGAACCCGGATTGCCCGGATTCGCACAGGCAACTGAAGTGTTCGCACATGCGCCGGGCCCCGGATTGCCCATTCCCAAATCGGCAGAGGCAACGCCAACTCCCCCGCTGCGCAGAGGCTACACGACAGGGGCTTGTGCCGCAGCGGCAGCCGCAGGTGCGGCAACCCTGCTCCTTACAGGGGAGCGACTGCCTGCGGTAGAGATCGATCTGCCAGCCGGATTCCGGCATACCTTTGAGCTGACCGGCTGGCAGCGTACAGGATCACACTCGGCAAGCTGTGCCACGGTCAAGGATGCCGGAGACGACCCGGATGCGACACATCTGGCGCGGATCGAAGCGGCGGTGAGCTGGCGGGATCAGCCGGGCGTGGAGATTGACGGGGGCCACGGTGTCGGCCGGGTAACAAAGCCGGGCCTGCCAGTTGGCGTGGGAGAGGCGGCAATTAATCCTGTGCCCCGGAGGATGATTCAGGAGGCGGTAACCGCCGTGCTGGACGAGCATGGTACAGCGCGGGGGGTGAGGGTAGTCATCAGCGTGCCGGAAGGCGAGAGCATTGCGCTTAAGACGCTGAATCCCCGGCTGGGTATTCTGGGCGGCATTTCGATCCTGGGCACGCGTGGGGTGGTGACGCCGTTCTCCACCGAAGCCTATAAAGCGAGCGTGGTTCAGGCCATCTCGGTGGCGGCTGCGGCGGGGAACCAGCAGGTTGTTCTCACCACGGGCGGCAGCAGCGAGAAATACGCCATGGCGATGTTCGCGGAGCTTGCGGAGGAAGCTTTTATTCAGATGGGGGAATATGTAGGCTTCTCGCTGGAGCATGCGAAGGCTTACGGGATTCGGAAGGTTACCTTCGTCGGAATGGCCGGCAAATTCTCTAAGGTGGCTCAGGGGGCCATGCTGATTCACTCCAAGAACGCGCCCGTTGATTTCGGATTCCTGGCCTCCGTTGCAGGCCGTGCGGGAGCGTCCCCGGAGCAGGTTCAGGAGATTGCTGGTGCCAACACAGCCTCACAGGTCGTGAATCTGATGACTGAGGCGGGGAATCACATTTTTTTCGAGCAGCTGTGCAGGCATGCCTGTGAACAGAGTCTGGCGTATATGAACGGAGGCATGATTGTAGAAATGGTGCTTATTACAATGAAGGGCCGGGTGCTGGGAAGGGCGGAGATTCATGGATAA
- a CDS encoding energy-coupling factor ABC transporter ATP-binding protein gives MDQEYSLACDGVVFHYPDTKEPALHELTFSIPAGSKTAVLGHNGSGKSTLFLHAVGILRPQQGTVLQGGKALSYSKKELAALRRRVGLVFQDPEQQLILSTPLEDVSFGLRGSGMAEPAIAARCREVMELLNLTGLGDKPIHQLSLGQKKRTALAGVLAMEPELILLDEPTSYLDPLSETQMLKGLEAIHDKGTTVVMATHDMDLAYRWADWIIVLEHGRCRAAGTPEEIFAGREELLSIGLGLPLLADLWFSLPAGLTAGQSAPRTAGEFKVKLHKLLALEI, from the coding sequence ATGGATCAGGAATATAGCTTGGCTTGTGACGGAGTGGTGTTCCATTACCCGGATACGAAGGAGCCTGCGCTGCATGAACTTACGTTCTCCATCCCCGCAGGCAGCAAGACGGCGGTACTCGGTCATAACGGTTCGGGCAAATCGACGCTGTTCCTGCATGCCGTCGGCATCCTGCGCCCGCAGCAGGGTACGGTTCTGCAAGGAGGGAAGGCATTATCCTACTCCAAAAAAGAGCTGGCCGCTCTGCGGCGGAGAGTGGGCCTGGTTTTCCAGGACCCTGAGCAGCAGCTGATCCTCAGCACACCGCTGGAGGATGTATCGTTCGGGCTGCGCGGCAGCGGCATGGCTGAACCGGCTATTGCCGCGCGCTGCCGGGAGGTAATGGAGCTGCTGAATCTGACCGGTCTGGGCGATAAACCGATTCACCAGCTAAGCCTGGGCCAAAAAAAACGCACGGCACTCGCCGGTGTGCTGGCTATGGAGCCGGAGCTGATTCTGCTGGATGAGCCGACCTCGTATCTGGACCCGTTATCGGAAACGCAGATGCTGAAGGGTCTTGAAGCTATACATGATAAAGGAACAACCGTAGTTATGGCTACGCATGATATGGACCTGGCCTACCGCTGGGCGGACTGGATTATTGTGCTGGAGCATGGAAGATGCCGGGCGGCGGGGACGCCGGAGGAGATTTTTGCGGGACGGGAGGAGCTATTGTCCATTGGTCTGGGATTGCCGCTGCTGGCTGATTTATGGTTCAGCCTGCCAGCCGGCCTGACCGCAGGGCAGAGTGCTCCCCGCACCGCCGGCGAATTCAAAGTGAAGCTGCATAAGCTGCTTGCGCTGGAAATATAA
- the cbiE gene encoding precorrin-6y C5,15-methyltransferase (decarboxylating) subunit CbiE yields MDNLIYVIGIGEDGAGGLTPDSLSIVNNSEVLLGGERQLNFFGRYRGEKIALQGGLKPFTDKLEEVWRERRTVVLASGDPFFFGIAGYLVRRFGPEHVEVIPHYSSVQLAFARLGDSWQDAELISLHGRPIQGLAQRIDGKHKIALLTDGNNTPAVIAAYLQEFGMTEYEAFICERLGGAEEVCRFWTLEEMVKREFAPLNVVILRHKQEVSAPVRRGFAYPDEAFRQRKPEKGLITKREVRALVLSELNLSEDAVVWDIGSGSGAVAAECARIARLGRVYALEKSAENLPNMAANRLKFRADFQIIQEKAPLGLAALPDPDAVFIGGSGGELADIIAHSAARLRPEGRIVVGAITVETLHGSMEALKAAGLACEVTMLQASRGKPILGMTRFEGMNPVYVVSGRRLH; encoded by the coding sequence ATGGATAACCTGATTTATGTAATCGGGATCGGTGAGGATGGCGCCGGCGGCCTGACACCGGATAGCTTAAGCATAGTGAACAACAGCGAGGTGCTGCTGGGCGGTGAGCGGCAATTGAATTTCTTCGGCCGGTATAGAGGGGAGAAAATCGCGCTGCAAGGCGGGCTGAAGCCTTTTACAGACAAGCTGGAGGAGGTGTGGCGTGAGCGGCGGACGGTGGTGCTGGCCTCGGGGGACCCGTTCTTTTTTGGGATTGCCGGGTATCTCGTCCGCAGGTTCGGGCCGGAGCATGTGGAGGTAATCCCCCATTACAGCAGCGTGCAGCTTGCGTTTGCGAGGCTGGGAGACAGCTGGCAGGATGCGGAGCTGATCAGTCTGCACGGGCGTCCCATTCAGGGACTGGCCCAGCGGATCGACGGCAAGCACAAAATCGCCCTGCTGACAGACGGGAACAACACCCCTGCGGTCATTGCTGCTTATTTGCAGGAGTTTGGGATGACGGAATATGAGGCGTTTATCTGTGAGCGGCTTGGCGGGGCGGAGGAAGTCTGCCGGTTCTGGACGCTGGAGGAGATGGTGAAGAGGGAGTTCGCACCGCTTAATGTCGTGATTCTGCGCCATAAGCAGGAGGTTTCTGCTCCTGTACGGCGCGGATTCGCTTACCCGGACGAGGCGTTCCGGCAGCGTAAGCCGGAGAAAGGCCTGATTACGAAGCGCGAGGTCCGCGCTCTGGTGCTGTCAGAGCTGAACCTGTCCGAGGATGCAGTCGTGTGGGATATCGGCTCCGGCTCGGGTGCGGTGGCTGCGGAATGTGCGCGGATTGCCAGACTCGGGAGGGTCTACGCACTGGAGAAAAGTGCCGAGAACCTGCCGAACATGGCAGCGAACCGTCTCAAGTTTCGGGCGGATTTCCAGATCATACAGGAGAAGGCACCGCTTGGCTTAGCGGCTCTGCCTGACCCGGATGCCGTCTTCATCGGCGGCAGCGGCGGGGAATTAGCGGACATTATTGCGCACAGCGCCGCCAGACTGCGGCCGGAGGGGCGGATTGTGGTTGGGGCGATTACGGTGGAGACGCTGCATGGCAGCATGGAGGCGCTTAAGGCCGCCGGACTGGCCTGTGAGGTCACGATGCTTCAGGCATCGCGCGGCAAGCCGATTCTCGGCATGACCCGGTTCGAAGGAATGAATCCCGTCTATGTGGTCAGCGGCCGGAGGCTTCATTAA
- a CDS encoding sirohydrochlorin chelatase: MDSVSGSAAHTSDNNNSIEGVQTMRTVLLVGHGSRVQAGNEELLEFTRLLAARKPELKVETCFIELASPSIAGGIARCIEGGAAEIYVVPIILFAAGHSKLDIPMAIDEAKQRYPGVKFIYGRPLGVQDRAVDILLERIQEAERLPVAQEKAAGGMDLELRGNAASTIEDKDTIVLLMGRGGSDPDANSDLYKISRLLWEKTGYRSVESCFIAIAKPSLPDGLERCLALGARRIIVLPYLLFTGVLMQQFAERVAQFAAEHPELEVQIGGTLGAHPLLADMLTERIEETLEGRAFSNCDNCKYRDAASLHHHHHHHGEEGHGGHGEHGHGHHGHGHHSHEGHGHGHHGHGEQGHMHENCHGHHEHGHYECAHHGREEHGHTHEHCHGDHEHAHHEHQHHCQGQHVHHECAHHGHEEHTHGRHGQHGQHDVTEAANPADGLALRQPR, encoded by the coding sequence ATGGACAGTGTATCAGGAAGCGCAGCCCATACATCCGACAACAATAACAGCATAGAAGGAGTGCAGACGATGAGAACGGTATTGCTGGTGGGACACGGGAGCCGGGTTCAAGCGGGAAATGAGGAGCTGCTGGAATTCACCCGCCTGCTCGCGGCCCGTAAGCCGGAGCTGAAGGTCGAGACCTGCTTCATCGAGCTGGCGTCGCCTTCCATCGCTGGCGGCATTGCCAGATGTATTGAGGGCGGTGCAGCAGAGATATACGTTGTGCCGATTATTTTGTTCGCGGCGGGACATTCCAAGCTCGATATTCCCATGGCCATTGACGAGGCCAAGCAGAGATATCCCGGGGTGAAGTTTATCTACGGACGCCCGCTGGGGGTGCAGGACCGTGCCGTCGATATTCTGCTGGAGCGGATTCAGGAAGCAGAACGCCTTCCGGTGGCGCAGGAGAAGGCGGCTGGCGGAATGGACCTGGAGCTGCGCGGGAACGCTGCATCTACGATAGAGGATAAGGACACCATCGTGCTGCTGATGGGACGCGGGGGCAGTGACCCGGATGCTAACAGCGATCTGTACAAGATAAGCCGGCTGCTCTGGGAGAAAACAGGCTACCGCAGCGTGGAAAGCTGCTTCATTGCCATCGCCAAGCCGTCGCTGCCGGACGGGCTTGAGCGCTGCCTGGCGCTGGGTGCGCGCAGAATTATCGTTCTCCCGTACCTGCTGTTCACCGGAGTGCTCATGCAGCAGTTTGCCGAGAGGGTCGCGCAATTCGCAGCTGAGCATCCCGAACTTGAAGTGCAGATCGGCGGCACACTGGGCGCACATCCGCTGCTGGCGGATATGCTGACAGAGCGGATTGAAGAGACGCTGGAAGGCCGTGCCTTCAGCAACTGCGATAACTGTAAATACCGCGATGCAGCTTCTTTGCATCACCACCATCACCATCATGGTGAAGAGGGGCATGGGGGGCATGGGGAGCATGGACACGGGCATCACGGGCATGGGCATCACAGTCATGAGGGGCATGGACACGGGCACCACGGGCATGGGGAACAGGGGCACATGCATGAGAACTGCCATGGTCACCATGAGCATGGTCACTATGAGTGTGCGCATCACGGACGCGAGGAACATGGGCACACGCATGAGCACTGCCATGGGGACCATGAGCATGCACATCATGAGCATCAGCATCACTGCCAAGGGCAGCATGTTCACCACGAGTGCGCGCATCACGGGCATGAGGAACATACGCATGGGAGGCATGGGCAGCATGGGCAGCATGATGTAACGGAGGCGGCGAATCCGGCAGACGGCTTGGCGCTTCGGCAGCCGCGATGA
- a CDS encoding DUF6171 family protein: MTTTSTCKGCREEYKVTEAQIARILASSMFNPGNSASDEVYAERLAICGTCPKLQDGVTCTACGCIIPVVARLKARSCPLPGGGKWQPVAE, from the coding sequence ATGACGACCACTTCAACCTGCAAGGGATGCCGGGAGGAGTACAAGGTCACGGAAGCGCAGATTGCCCGCATTCTGGCGTCCTCCATGTTCAATCCCGGCAATTCGGCTTCCGACGAGGTCTATGCCGAGCGGCTGGCGATCTGCGGGACCTGCCCGAAGCTGCAGGATGGCGTGACCTGTACCGCCTGCGGCTGCATCATTCCGGTCGTGGCCCGGCTGAAGGCCCGCAGCTGTCCGCTGCCGGGCGGCGGAAAGTGGCAGCCGGTCGCGGAATGA
- a CDS encoding precorrin-8X methylmutase, with product MDFGTEFKPVTVQPQEIEGLSFQMITEELGEHSFSSLEYPIVQRIIHASADFELGRSLVFHPGAIEAGIHAILQGKPIIADVRMVEAGIAKERIQRYGGEVRVHISDPDVVDEAKALGTTRAIIATRKACAQAPGGIYVIGNAPTALLELIRLVKAGEAQPGLVIGMPVGFVSAAESKDELRKLDIPYITNIGRKGGSTIVVAAVNALSLLAVRRAAGELG from the coding sequence GTGGATTTCGGGACAGAGTTCAAGCCGGTGACCGTACAGCCGCAGGAGATAGAGGGTTTAAGCTTTCAGATGATTACGGAGGAGCTGGGTGAGCATTCGTTCAGTAGCCTGGAGTACCCGATTGTGCAGCGGATTATTCATGCTTCGGCTGATTTTGAGCTGGGACGCAGTCTTGTGTTCCATCCCGGGGCGATTGAGGCGGGGATTCACGCTATTCTGCAGGGCAAGCCGATTATAGCGGATGTGCGGATGGTGGAGGCAGGCATTGCCAAGGAACGGATTCAGCGGTACGGCGGCGAGGTCCGGGTACATATTTCAGATCCTGATGTGGTGGATGAGGCGAAGGCGCTGGGAACCACAAGGGCAATCATCGCAACGCGCAAGGCCTGCGCCCAGGCACCGGGAGGAATCTATGTCATCGGCAACGCGCCGACTGCCCTGCTGGAGCTCATCCGTCTGGTAAAAGCAGGCGAAGCCCAGCCCGGCCTTGTTATCGGCATGCCCGTTGGCTTCGTCTCGGCGGCGGAATCCAAGGATGAGCTGCGCAAGCTGGATATTCCCTACATCACCAATATCGGCCGCAAAGGCGGCAGTACGATCGTGGTCGCCGCAGTGAATGCCCTAAGTCTTCTGGCCGTCCGCCGGGCGGCGGGTGAGCTGGGTTAG
- a CDS encoding energy-coupling factor ABC transporter permease, translating into MKKHRGWSFAALVAGFTVYFMLNEPGTARAMHIMEGFLPVGWAVFWWAAFIPFFVLGIFKLRAMTRENPELKLLLGLAGAFTFVLSALKMPSVTGSSSHPTGTGLGAVMLGPMPMSVIGSIVLLFQALLLAHGGITTLGANAFSMAVAGPFAGYAVYKLMMKMPDREKLALFCAAAAADLSTYVVTSVQLAVAFPAADGGVMASFLKFGGIFAVTQIPLAISEGLLTVLLWNWLKSYSPNELSLLKRKVNGGRA; encoded by the coding sequence ATGAAAAAACACAGAGGGTGGAGCTTTGCGGCTCTGGTTGCCGGATTTACGGTGTATTTTATGCTGAATGAACCGGGTACGGCCCGCGCGATGCACATTATGGAAGGGTTCCTGCCGGTTGGCTGGGCGGTGTTCTGGTGGGCGGCGTTTATCCCGTTCTTTGTGCTGGGAATCTTCAAGCTGAGAGCCATGACCCGGGAGAATCCGGAGCTGAAGCTGCTGCTGGGTCTGGCCGGTGCGTTTACCTTCGTTCTGTCTGCGCTCAAAATGCCTTCCGTGACCGGAAGCAGCTCCCACCCTACCGGAACCGGACTTGGTGCGGTAATGCTGGGACCGATGCCCATGAGCGTGATCGGCTCGATTGTGCTGCTGTTTCAGGCGCTGCTGCTGGCGCACGGCGGGATCACTACGCTTGGAGCCAATGCGTTCTCGATGGCGGTGGCGGGTCCTTTTGCCGGATATGCAGTGTATAAGCTGATGATGAAAATGCCGGACCGCGAAAAGCTGGCCCTATTCTGTGCGGCTGCGGCGGCTGATCTGAGTACGTATGTAGTGACTTCCGTTCAACTGGCGGTGGCTTTTCCGGCGGCGGATGGCGGTGTAATGGCTTCTTTTCTTAAATTCGGGGGAATCTTTGCCGTGACGCAAATCCCGCTGGCCATCAGTGAAGGGCTGTTGACGGTACTGCTGTGGAACTGGCTGAAATCGTATAGCCCGAATGAATTGTCGCTGCTGAAACGCAAGGTGAACGGAGGAAGAGCCTAA